A window from Flavobacterium gyeonganense encodes these proteins:
- a CDS encoding MlaE family ABC transporter permease, protein MMLVRYLSQVGKYFLMLKEIFNKQTKWSVMKKLIFKEIDDLIIDSLGIVCFISFFIGGVVAIQTALNLTNPLIPKYLIGFATRQSVILEFAPTFISVIMAGKMGSYITSSIGTMRVTEQIDALEVMGVNSLNYLVFPKIIALLMYPFVIGISMFLGIFGGWLACAYGGFSTSQDFIQGAQMEFIPFHITYAFIKTLIFAMLLATIPSFHGYYMKGGALEVGKASTVSFVWTSVCIILLNYILTQLLLG, encoded by the coding sequence ATGATGTTAGTTCGTTATTTATCCCAGGTAGGGAAATATTTTTTAATGCTGAAAGAAATTTTCAACAAACAGACTAAATGGTCTGTAATGAAAAAATTAATTTTCAAAGAAATCGACGATTTAATAATTGACTCCCTCGGAATTGTTTGTTTTATCTCTTTCTTCATTGGCGGGGTTGTAGCTATTCAGACTGCTTTAAACTTAACTAATCCGTTAATTCCAAAATATTTAATTGGTTTTGCGACACGTCAGTCTGTAATCCTGGAATTTGCACCTACTTTTATTTCGGTAATTATGGCCGGAAAAATGGGTTCTTATATCACTTCAAGTATTGGAACTATGCGTGTTACCGAACAAATTGATGCTCTTGAAGTTATGGGTGTTAATTCCTTAAACTATCTGGTTTTCCCAAAAATAATAGCTTTATTAATGTATCCGTTTGTTATTGGAATCAGTATGTTTCTGGGAATTTTTGGAGGATGGCTTGCCTGTGCTTATGGAGGATTTTCTACAAGTCAGGATTTTATCCAGGGAGCTCAAATGGAATTTATCCCTTTCCACATTACATATGCTTTTATTAAGACTTTGATTTTTGCGATGTTGTTGGCTACAATTCCATCTTTTCACGGGTATTATATGAAAGGCGGTGCATTAGAAGTTGGTAAGGCAAGTACAGTATCCTTTGTATGGACATCAGTTTGTATCATTCTTCTAAATTATATATTAACTCAATTATTATTAGGATAA
- a CDS encoding ABC transporter ATP-binding protein, with protein sequence MIEVKNIEKSFGESKVLKGVSTVFETGKTNLIIGQSGSGKTVLLKTLLGIHTPDSGTIEFDGRVYSDLDPDEKRELRTEIGMVFQGSALFDSMTVAENVAFPLRMFTNNNKALIKERVDFVLERVNLVDAHQKLPSEISGGMQKRVAIARAIVNNPKYLFCDEPNSGLDPNTSTLIDNLIQEITKEYNITTVINTHDMNSVMEIGENIVFLKKGLKAWQGTKEEIFTTENEAVVKFVYSSNLFKKVREAYLKG encoded by the coding sequence ATGATAGAAGTAAAAAACATAGAAAAATCATTTGGTGAAAGCAAAGTTTTAAAAGGCGTTTCGACAGTTTTTGAAACCGGAAAAACCAACTTAATAATTGGCCAGAGTGGATCCGGAAAAACAGTTTTATTGAAAACCTTATTAGGAATTCACACGCCCGACTCAGGAACAATAGAGTTTGACGGACGTGTGTATTCTGATTTAGATCCGGATGAAAAAAGAGAATTAAGAACCGAAATCGGAATGGTTTTTCAGGGAAGCGCATTATTCGATTCGATGACCGTTGCTGAAAATGTGGCTTTCCCGTTAAGAATGTTCACTAATAATAATAAAGCCCTAATCAAAGAACGTGTTGATTTTGTTTTAGAAAGGGTAAATTTAGTTGATGCACATCAAAAGCTCCCTTCTGAAATTTCAGGGGGTATGCAAAAACGTGTGGCTATTGCGCGTGCCATTGTAAACAATCCCAAATATTTGTTTTGTGATGAGCCAAACTCTGGTCTTGATCCAAATACTTCAACTCTAATTGATAATTTGATTCAGGAAATTACAAAAGAATACAATATTACAACGGTAATCAACACTCACGATATGAACTCTGTAATGGAGATTGGTGAGAATATTGTTTTCTTAAAGAAAGGCCTTAAAGCTTGGCAGGGAACTAAAGAAGAAATCTTTACAACCGAAAATGAGGCAGTTGTTAAATTTGTTTATTCTTCGAATTTATTTAAAAAGGTAAGAGAAGCTTATTTGAAAGGATAA
- a CDS encoding 3-oxoacyl-ACP synthase III family protein, giving the protein MKIKIIGIGSYIPQKEVKNTDFDKHVFLNEDGTPFGYPNETVIRKFKGITGIENRRYAEDQHITSDLAFFAAEKAIANANIDKETLDYIIFAHNFGDVKSGTVQSDMIPSLATRVKHKLDIKNPKCVAYDILFGCPGWIEGVLQANAFIKSGMAKRVLVIGAETLSRVVDDHDRDSMIYSDGAGASILEASNDEAGLLSYESATFANDEANFLFFGKSYNPDLDPDIKYIKMYGRKIYEFALSNVPCAMKDCLDKSGIAIDEVKKILIHQANEKMDEAIIARFYKLYDKTPPKDIMPMSIHDLGNSSVATVPTLYDLLIQGKIENHEINKGDVVIFASVGAGMNVNAFVYRY; this is encoded by the coding sequence ATGAAAATAAAGATAATAGGTATAGGAAGCTATATTCCGCAAAAAGAAGTTAAGAATACCGATTTTGACAAACATGTTTTTTTAAATGAAGATGGAACTCCTTTTGGATATCCAAACGAAACTGTAATAAGAAAATTCAAAGGCATCACCGGAATAGAAAATCGTCGTTATGCCGAAGATCAGCATATAACTTCTGATTTAGCTTTTTTTGCAGCCGAAAAAGCCATTGCAAATGCTAATATCGACAAAGAGACTTTAGACTATATCATTTTTGCACACAATTTTGGTGATGTCAAATCCGGAACTGTTCAGTCAGATATGATTCCGAGTTTAGCAACCCGTGTGAAACATAAACTGGATATCAAAAACCCAAAATGTGTGGCTTATGATATACTTTTTGGCTGTCCGGGATGGATTGAAGGCGTATTGCAAGCGAATGCTTTCATCAAATCCGGAATGGCAAAAAGAGTTTTGGTTATTGGCGCAGAAACCCTTTCAAGAGTTGTTGACGATCATGACCGTGATTCGATGATTTATTCAGACGGTGCCGGAGCTTCAATTTTAGAAGCCTCAAATGACGAAGCAGGATTATTATCTTACGAAAGTGCCACTTTTGCAAATGATGAAGCCAACTTTCTTTTCTTCGGTAAATCATACAATCCTGATCTGGATCCGGATATAAAATACATCAAAATGTATGGGCGTAAAATTTACGAATTTGCATTAAGCAATGTTCCGTGCGCCATGAAAGACTGTCTGGATAAAAGCGGAATTGCTATCGATGAGGTTAAAAAAATCCTTATCCATCAGGCAAACGAAAAAATGGACGAAGCCATCATTGCACGCTTTTATAAACTATATGACAAAACACCTCCAAAAGACATCATGCCTATGAGTATCCATGATTTAGGAAACAGCAGTGTTGCCACCGTACCAACTTTATACGACCTGTTAATTCAGGGCAAAATCGAAAATCACGAAATTAACAAAGGAGATGTTGTGATTTTTGCTTCGGTTGGAGCAGGAATGAATGTCAATGCATTTGTGTACAGATATTAA
- a CDS encoding M20/M25/M40 family metallo-hydrolase codes for MKNIYFLLFLILLGCKSTISSVGEKTSKETAVESNYLVEQNEVSDFLKYLSSDELEGRETGTRGIEKAAVFLEDFFKKNNVKPYFSTYRDTLTNFKSPAYNIVGYLEGSDPELKKEFVILSAHYDHIGLLKNKQDDVINNGANDDASGVTVVAEMAKYFAKTKLNKRSILFVFFSGEEKGLLGSKSLVQKLKKKDFNLYAQLNIEMVGVPMKRDYLAYITGFDKSNMAESINQYTGKNTIGFLPKEAEYELFYRSDNYSFYEAFKKPCQSISTFDFENFEFYHHPSDEFQVMNIPHITKFIQEFLPAVTQITTTPTQEITMTK; via the coding sequence ATGAAAAATATATACTTTCTTCTTTTCTTAATTTTATTAGGCTGTAAATCTACTATTTCATCAGTCGGAGAAAAAACTTCAAAGGAAACCGCTGTTGAAAGCAATTATTTGGTTGAACAGAATGAAGTCTCAGATTTTTTAAAATATCTTTCTTCTGATGAACTCGAAGGAAGAGAGACAGGAACGAGGGGGATTGAAAAAGCAGCTGTTTTTTTAGAGGATTTTTTTAAAAAGAATAATGTAAAGCCTTATTTCAGTACGTATCGTGATACGCTTACGAATTTTAAGTCGCCGGCATATAATATTGTGGGATATTTAGAAGGAAGCGATCCTGAACTCAAAAAAGAGTTTGTGATTTTAAGTGCACATTATGATCATATTGGTTTACTGAAAAACAAGCAGGATGATGTGATCAATAACGGTGCAAACGATGATGCTTCCGGAGTAACCGTAGTTGCAGAAATGGCTAAATATTTCGCTAAGACAAAATTAAATAAAAGAAGTATCCTTTTTGTGTTTTTTTCAGGAGAAGAAAAAGGATTATTAGGATCTAAAAGTTTAGTGCAAAAGCTTAAAAAGAAAGATTTTAATTTATACGCCCAGCTCAATATTGAAATGGTTGGCGTGCCAATGAAACGCGATTATCTGGCTTATATCACAGGTTTTGATAAATCAAATATGGCCGAAAGCATTAATCAGTACACCGGAAAGAATACAATTGGCTTTCTTCCAAAAGAAGCCGAATATGAGCTTTTTTACCGTTCTGATAATTATTCTTTTTATGAAGCATTCAAAAAACCGTGTCAGTCCATAAGTACTTTTGATTTTGAGAATTTCGAATTTTATCATCATCCGTCAGATGAATTTCAGGTGATGAATATTCCGCATATCACTAAATTTATACAGGAATTTTTGCCGGCGGTTACACAAATAACAACAACTCCAACGCAAGAAATTACAATGACTAAATAA
- a CDS encoding glycosyltransferase produces MKYYIVIPAHNEQDLIGLTLQSLVSQTVLPSKVVVVNDNSTDKTEEVVLSFAKENPFISVVNKSSDAIHMPGSKVIQAFQKGFETLDSQYDIIVKIDGDLIFPPNYFETIIKHFESDSKVGMAGGFCYIEKNGDWVLENLTDKDHIRGALKAYRKETFNQIGGLRPAMGWDTVDELLCKYYGWKIVTDESLHVKHLKPTGANYNKTARYKQGEAFYTIGYGFWITAIASAKLAMMKKKPFLFLDYIRGFWKAKNAKTPLLVTPEQAKFIKKYRFQKMKQKLI; encoded by the coding sequence ATGAAATATTACATCGTCATACCCGCACACAACGAACAGGATTTAATTGGTCTGACTTTACAATCTCTGGTTTCACAAACAGTTTTGCCATCAAAAGTGGTTGTCGTAAATGACAATTCAACAGATAAAACAGAAGAAGTAGTTTTGAGTTTTGCAAAAGAAAATCCGTTTATTTCTGTTGTCAACAAAAGTTCAGATGCGATTCACATGCCGGGGAGTAAAGTCATTCAGGCTTTTCAAAAAGGTTTTGAAACTTTAGATTCACAATATGATATCATTGTAAAAATAGACGGTGATTTAATTTTTCCTCCAAACTATTTCGAAACCATTATTAAACATTTCGAATCCGATTCAAAAGTTGGAATGGCTGGAGGATTTTGTTATATTGAAAAAAACGGTGACTGGGTTTTAGAAAATTTAACTGACAAAGATCATATTCGCGGCGCTTTAAAAGCATACCGTAAAGAAACCTTCAATCAGATTGGAGGATTACGTCCTGCAATGGGCTGGGACACGGTAGATGAATTATTGTGTAAATATTACGGCTGGAAAATTGTAACAGACGAATCGTTACACGTAAAACACTTAAAACCAACCGGTGCCAATTACAACAAAACAGCCCGCTATAAACAAGGCGAAGCTTTTTATACTATAGGTTATGGCTTTTGGATTACAGCTATTGCTTCTGCAAAACTGGCCATGATGAAGAAAAAACCATTTCTTTTTTTAGATTATATCAGAGGTTTCTGGAAGGCAAAAAATGCAAAAACCCCGTTATTGGTTACCCCTGAGCAGGCTAAATTTATAAAAAAGTATCGTTTTCAAAAAATGAAACAAAAGTTAATTTGA
- a CDS encoding acyl-CoA dehydrogenase gives MDFNLTEEHLMIQQAARDFAQNELLPGVIERDEKQIFPTEQVKKMGELGFMGMMVDPKYGGSGLDTISYVIAMEEISKVDASASVVMSVNNSLVCWGLQEFGTEEQKQKYLPRLASGEIHGAFCLSEPEAGSDATSQKTTAIDMGDHYLVNGTKNWITNGNTASVYLVIAQTHPELKHKGINVLIMTKDMPGFSVGPKEQKMGIRGSDTHSLMFSDVKVPKENRIGEDGFGFKFAMKTLAGGRIGIASQALGIASGAYELALKYSKERKAFGTEICNHQAIAFKLADMAVNIEAARHLCMKAAWDKDQHKNYDVSGAMAKLFASQVAMDTAVEAVQIHGGNGYVKEYHVERMMRDAKITQIYEGTSEIQKIVISRSVISE, from the coding sequence ATGGATTTTAATCTAACAGAAGAGCATTTAATGATACAGCAGGCTGCAAGAGATTTTGCTCAAAATGAACTGTTGCCGGGTGTAATTGAAAGAGACGAAAAGCAAATTTTTCCGACCGAACAGGTAAAAAAGATGGGTGAGTTAGGGTTCATGGGCATGATGGTTGATCCAAAATACGGAGGAAGTGGGCTGGATACAATTTCATATGTAATTGCGATGGAAGAAATTTCTAAAGTTGATGCATCTGCTTCAGTAGTGATGTCTGTAAATAATTCTTTAGTATGCTGGGGACTGCAGGAATTTGGAACTGAAGAACAAAAACAAAAATACCTGCCTCGTCTGGCTTCGGGTGAAATTCATGGGGCATTTTGCTTAAGCGAGCCTGAAGCAGGTAGTGACGCCACTTCGCAAAAAACAACCGCTATTGATATGGGCGATCACTATCTCGTAAATGGTACAAAAAACTGGATTACAAACGGGAATACGGCTTCTGTTTATTTAGTTATTGCACAAACGCATCCTGAATTAAAACATAAAGGAATAAATGTGCTGATTATGACTAAAGATATGCCGGGGTTTTCGGTTGGGCCAAAAGAGCAAAAAATGGGGATTCGCGGTTCTGATACACATTCATTAATGTTTAGTGATGTGAAAGTTCCGAAAGAAAACAGAATCGGTGAAGACGGATTCGGATTTAAATTTGCCATGAAAACGCTTGCCGGAGGCCGTATCGGAATCGCTTCTCAGGCTTTGGGAATCGCTTCAGGGGCTTATGAGCTGGCTTTAAAATATTCCAAAGAGCGTAAAGCTTTCGGAACAGAAATCTGCAATCATCAGGCAATTGCTTTTAAACTGGCCGATATGGCAGTTAATATTGAAGCTGCACGTCATTTATGTATGAAAGCAGCATGGGATAAAGACCAGCACAAAAATTACGATGTAAGCGGCGCTATGGCTAAATTATTTGCTTCACAGGTGGCAATGGATACAGCAGTAGAAGCAGTCCAGATTCACGGTGGAAATGGTTATGTAAAAGAATATCATGTAGAGCGTATGATGCGTGATGCGAAAATCACTCAGATTTACGAAGGAACTTCAGAGATTCAGAAAATTGTGATTTCAAGATCAGTTATTTCAGAATAG
- a CDS encoding methyltransferase domain-containing protein has product MYEKTFPNKRFKLTLEFLQKHIKTSETILDLGVENPFSKIMKEAGFSVKNTTGEDLDLNQESLKNNKTDVVTAFEIFEHLLNPFTILKEIQSDKLLISIPMRLWFSPAYRSKTDMWDRHYHEFEDWQLDWLLEKTGWKIIDRQKWTNPVKKFGLRPFLRSFTNRYYIVYAEKIHN; this is encoded by the coding sequence ATGTACGAAAAAACGTTTCCAAATAAAAGATTCAAACTTACCCTGGAGTTTTTACAAAAACACATCAAAACATCTGAAACAATCCTTGATTTAGGGGTTGAAAATCCGTTTTCAAAAATCATGAAAGAAGCCGGTTTTTCAGTAAAAAATACGACTGGAGAAGATTTAGACCTGAATCAGGAAAGTCTCAAAAATAACAAGACAGACGTGGTAACGGCTTTCGAAATTTTCGAACATTTATTGAATCCGTTTACGATCCTGAAAGAAATCCAATCGGATAAACTTTTGATTTCGATTCCGATGCGCTTATGGTTTTCTCCGGCTTATCGATCTAAAACAGATATGTGGGACAGACATTACCACGAATTTGAAGACTGGCAGCTGGACTGGCTTCTGGAAAAAACCGGCTGGAAAATCATCGACAGACAAAAATGGACCAATCCGGTTAAAAAATTCGGTTTAAGACCATTTTTACGCAGTTTTACAAACAGATATTATATTGTGTACGCAGAAAAAATTCATAATTAA
- a CDS encoding SDR family NAD(P)-dependent oxidoreductase — protein sequence MKNIIITGTSRGIGYELALQFANAGHNVLAISRKIPQALLENQNVTCLSVDLADESQLDIVSDFLSSTWKKIDAVVHNAGALLLKPFEETTQADFESIYKVNVFAVANLTRICLPYLEKGSHVVTISSIGGVRGSLKFAGLAAYSSSKGAVGTLTELLAEEYKEKGVSFNVLALGSVQTEMLNEAFPGYQAPISAEGMATYIYDFTLNGNKYFNGKVLEVSSTNP from the coding sequence ATGAAAAATATTATTATTACTGGAACGAGTAGAGGAATTGGTTATGAACTGGCTTTACAGTTTGCCAATGCAGGACATAATGTTTTAGCGATTTCCAGAAAAATTCCACAGGCTCTTTTAGAAAACCAAAATGTAACCTGCCTTTCGGTTGATCTCGCAGATGAATCACAACTCGATATTGTAAGCGATTTTCTTTCTTCGACATGGAAAAAAATAGATGCTGTGGTGCATAACGCAGGTGCTTTGCTTTTGAAACCTTTTGAAGAAACCACTCAGGCTGATTTTGAAAGTATTTACAAAGTGAATGTTTTTGCTGTAGCTAATCTGACCCGGATTTGTTTGCCATATCTTGAAAAAGGCAGTCATGTAGTAACCATTAGTTCGATTGGCGGAGTGAGAGGCAGTCTAAAATTTGCAGGTCTTGCAGCTTATAGTTCAAGCAAAGGGGCTGTTGGTACCTTAACAGAATTATTAGCTGAAGAATACAAAGAAAAAGGCGTTTCATTCAATGTTCTCGCATTGGGTTCCGTTCAGACTGAAATGTTAAACGAAGCTTTTCCTGGTTATCAGGCACCCATTTCTGCAGAAGGAATGGCAACTTATATTTATGATTTTACGCTTAATGGGAATAAATATTTTAATGGAAAGGTGCTGGAGGTTTCTTCGACAAATCCGTAG
- a CDS encoding SprT-like domain-containing protein, producing the protein MSETLAKYIPEHAVKPVFDLIVANQVHLKIVNERQTRHGDYRRGPSGKHEITVNASLNKYRFLITLIHEISHLVAFEKFGRNIKPHGNEWKLTFQRLMIPFIRPEIFPNQILPLLSRHFKNPSASSDTDTTLSLALKQYDKENDKNYVFEIPYGSVFRIKNGKIFKKIAVRTKRFECLEISTGKLYLFNPNAEVELINIQ; encoded by the coding sequence TTGAGCGAAACATTAGCCAAATATATCCCCGAACATGCCGTAAAGCCTGTTTTCGATTTGATAGTTGCCAATCAGGTTCATCTTAAAATCGTTAACGAGCGTCAGACACGCCATGGTGATTACAGGAGAGGACCAAGTGGCAAACATGAAATAACAGTCAATGCGAGTTTAAATAAATATCGTTTTTTGATTACGCTTATCCATGAAATTTCTCATTTAGTAGCTTTTGAAAAGTTTGGACGGAATATTAAGCCCCATGGGAATGAATGGAAATTGACCTTTCAGCGATTAATGATACCCTTTATTCGTCCGGAGATTTTTCCAAATCAGATTCTTCCCTTATTGTCGAGACATTTTAAAAATCCTTCGGCAAGCAGTGATACCGATACCACTTTATCATTGGCTTTGAAGCAATATGATAAAGAAAATGATAAAAATTATGTTTTTGAAATTCCGTATGGCAGTGTTTTCAGAATTAAAAATGGAAAAATATTCAAGAAAATAGCTGTCAGAACAAAACGTTTTGAATGTCTCGAAATTAGTACCGGCAAATTGTATCTTTTTAATCCAAATGCTGAAGTAGAGCTGATAAATATTCAATAA